A single genomic interval of Arthrobacter methylotrophus harbors:
- a CDS encoding DsbA family protein: MPTSSASIARPSQESAVLARADSHHLLKSANAKAALVLFTDFQCPYCAEIDPLIRQVANDYAGRINVVVRNLPLPMHQNAGPGAQAVEAAASQGKLSEMMGLVLGGQEEWSKAADPQPVFTEYAQRLGLDAEKFAAAYTSAAVQERISRDYSDAVALGLRGTPSLILNGKMLRLDSYTYDEIKVPLDAALAS, encoded by the coding sequence GTGCCGACTTCATCAGCTAGCATCGCGCGCCCTTCCCAGGAAAGCGCCGTCCTGGCTCGAGCGGATTCACATCATCTTCTGAAGAGCGCCAACGCGAAAGCCGCGTTGGTGCTCTTCACTGATTTCCAATGCCCCTACTGCGCCGAGATTGATCCTTTGATTCGCCAGGTCGCGAACGACTACGCGGGCCGCATCAATGTGGTGGTCCGGAACCTCCCGCTGCCGATGCACCAGAACGCCGGACCCGGTGCACAAGCCGTGGAGGCCGCGGCATCCCAGGGCAAGCTCTCGGAAATGATGGGATTGGTTCTCGGTGGACAGGAGGAATGGTCGAAAGCAGCGGATCCTCAACCGGTGTTCACTGAATACGCGCAGCGGTTGGGACTGGACGCCGAGAAATTTGCGGCCGCTTATACCTCGGCCGCAGTTCAAGAACGGATCAGCAGGGATTATTCCGATGCTGTCGCACTTGGACTGCGCGGTACACCTTCGTTGATCCTCAACGGCAAGATGCTGCGCCTGGATTCCTATACCTATGACGAGATCAAAGTGCCTCTCGATGCTGCACTAGCCAGCTAA